In Brevinematia bacterium, the genomic window AGAGCTGTCAGTATGATCTTGAGAAGATTTCATCTTAAAGTATAGATCACTTAGGTGTTTCCCATATCCTTTCTAAGGAGTAGTATTCCCTAACTTCCGGACTCATTATATGTATAACCGTATGCACTAAATCAAAGACTATCCATCCTGTCTCCGGGTTTACGTCTTTTCCAAGAACTGTGATATTGTTGTTTTCAATGAATTTCTCTACTTCATCGGCTATTGCTTCAATATGATACTTGCCATTGGCTGTGACTATCACCATATAGTCAAACTCTGAGGTCTTTTTGGTAGTGTTAATAATCTTTATGTCCTCAGCCTTTTTTGAAGAAAGGACATTACATAAGGAGTCAATGAATCTCTTAGTTGCAACTTTCCTCTTTTTGACCATTAGTATAAATCTACTCAATTTGCACAGTGGTATCAATAGAGAAGGGAGAGTTTAAAAGGCTAAAGATGTGGTCAGGTGCTTTGTTGCAATTGGATTGGACTTTTGTACGAATT contains:
- the rsfS gene encoding ribosome silencing factor — protein: MVKKRKVATKRFIDSLCNVLSSKKAEDIKIINTTKKTSEFDYMVIVTANGKYHIEAIADEVEKFIENNNITVLGKDVNPETGWIVFDLVHTVIHIMSPEVREYYSLERIWETPK